In Arachis hypogaea cultivar Tifrunner chromosome 2, arahy.Tifrunner.gnm2.J5K5, whole genome shotgun sequence, a genomic segment contains:
- the LOC112751410 gene encoding uncharacterized protein isoform X3 — MNPFKNAIFSKKIDWSCISTTCKQWIKNPLNMALLLWITCVIVSGAILFLVMTGMLNRILTKKSQRDEWFEANNQILNALFTLMCLYQHPKRFYHLVLLLRWKQEDITILRNLYCKNGNPKPHEFFHMMVVIVLLHVNCFAQYALCSLNLGFDRSKRPAVAVGICISIAIAAPIFTGLYCFVSPLGKEYESDEVYCSTGSRLPSETSFSFASRNDHGLVVIEYAPEWRGGLFDLKQNLSVAYQTLFCGFCTFGRNMKRLHFGNIYVHISTFFLFCMAPFCIFNLAALHIDDENLRRIMGFIGILLSVFGLLYGGYWRIQMRRRFNLPPNNNNKLCCGNQNVSDCMQWLFCCWCSLAQEVRTVEFYDIVEDEFSCKSQNHEMFNSSSLWSSPSLSNKVWSEEKQKNHVMEAPIALRINVEDNVIRRT, encoded by the coding sequence ATGAATCCTTTCAAGAATGCTATTTTTTCCAAGAAGATTGATTGGTCATGTATTAGCACAACTTGCAAGCAATGGATCAAGAATCCCTTGAACATGGCACTTCTTCTATGGATAACTTGTGTCATCGTCTCCGGCGCGATTCTCTTCCTAGTTATGACAGGAATGCTAAACAGAatcctcaccaagaaatcccaaAGAGATGAATGGTTTGAAGCAAACAACCAAATCCTCAATGCTCTATTCACTCTCATGTGTCTATATCAACATCCAAAGAGATTCTAccatcttgttcttcttcttaggTGGAAACAAGAAGACATAACAATCCTCAGAAACTTGTATTGCAAGAATGGAAATCCCAAGCCTCATGAATTTTTTCACATGATGGTTGTTATTGTGTTACTCCATGTTAATTGCTTTGCTCAATATGCATTATGCAGCCTTAATTTAGGGTTCGACCGGTCTAAAAGGCCGGCCGTTGCAGTTGGTATATGCATCTCAATCGCAATTGCTGCTCCGATTTTCACAGGACTATACTGCTTTGTTAGCCCTCTAGGCAAGGAATATGAATCTGATGAAGTATATTGTTCAACCGGTTCAAGATTACCGTCCGAAACGAGCTTTTCTTTTGCATCAAGAAATGATCATGGCCTTGTTGTTATTGAGTATGCACCTGAATGGAGAGGAGGACTATTTGATCTTAAGCAAAATCTTTCTGTTGCATACCAAACACTCTTCTGTGGTTTTTGCACTTTTGGAAGGAACATGAAAAGGCTTCACTTTGGTAACATTTATGTTCACATTTcaactttttttctattttgtatgGCACCCTTTTGCATCTTTAATCTTGCTGCATTGCACATTGATGATGAGAATCTAAGAAGAATCATGGGGTTCATTGGTATATTGCTTTCAGTTTTTGGTTTACTCTATGGTGGATATTGGAGGATTCAAATGAGGAGAAGATTCAATTTgccaccaaataataataataaactttgtTGTGGGAATCAAAATGTTAGTGATTGCATGCAATGGCTATTCTGTTGTTGGTGTTCTCTTGCACAAGAAGTTAGAACAGTGGAATTCTATGACATAGTTGAAGATGAATTTTCATGCAAAAGTCAGAATCATGAAATGTTCAATTCTTCTTCACTTTGGAGCAGTCCTAGTTTGTCTAATAAGGTTTGGTCtgaagagaaacagaaaaatcaTGTTATGGAGGCTCCAATTGCACTGAGAATTAATGTGGAAGATAATGTCATTAGAAGAACATGA
- the LOC112751410 gene encoding uncharacterized protein isoform X1: MLVIGQSLQETTLDETQNPNGFVEVNDERLHQKLNNRMLRIISNMFKPQRLISHFLQENLMNPFKNAIFSKKIDWSCISTTCKQWIKNPLNMALLLWITCVIVSGAILFLVMTGMLNRILTKKSQRDEWFEANNQILNALFTLMCLYQHPKRFYHLVLLLRWKQEDITILRNLYCKNGNPKPHEFFHMMVVIVLLHVNCFAQYALCSLNLGFDRSKRPAVAVGICISIAIAAPIFTGLYCFVSPLGKEYESDEVYCSTGSRLPSETSFSFASRNDHGLVVIEYAPEWRGGLFDLKQNLSVAYQTLFCGFCTFGRNMKRLHFGNIYVHISTFFLFCMAPFCIFNLAALHIDDENLRRIMGFIGILLSVFGLLYGGYWRIQMRRRFNLPPNNNNKLCCGNQNVSDCMQWLFCCWCSLAQEVRTVEFYDIVEDEFSCKSQNHEMFNSSSLWSSPSLSNKVWSEEKQKNHVMEAPIALRINVEDNVIRRT, from the coding sequence ATGCTAGTGATTGGACAAAGCTTGCAAGAAACAACCTTGGATGAAACTCAAAACCCAAATGGTTTTGTTGAGGTTAATGATGAAAGGCTTCATCAAAAACTGAACAACAGAATGTTGAGAATTATTTCCAACATGTTCAAACCTCAGAGACTGATTTCACATTTTTTACAGGAAAATCTTATGAATCCTTTCAAGAATGCTATTTTTTCCAAGAAGATTGATTGGTCATGTATTAGCACAACTTGCAAGCAATGGATCAAGAATCCCTTGAACATGGCACTTCTTCTATGGATAACTTGTGTCATCGTCTCCGGCGCGATTCTCTTCCTAGTTATGACAGGAATGCTAAACAGAatcctcaccaagaaatcccaaAGAGATGAATGGTTTGAAGCAAACAACCAAATCCTCAATGCTCTATTCACTCTCATGTGTCTATATCAACATCCAAAGAGATTCTAccatcttgttcttcttcttaggTGGAAACAAGAAGACATAACAATCCTCAGAAACTTGTATTGCAAGAATGGAAATCCCAAGCCTCATGAATTTTTTCACATGATGGTTGTTATTGTGTTACTCCATGTTAATTGCTTTGCTCAATATGCATTATGCAGCCTTAATTTAGGGTTCGACCGGTCTAAAAGGCCGGCCGTTGCAGTTGGTATATGCATCTCAATCGCAATTGCTGCTCCGATTTTCACAGGACTATACTGCTTTGTTAGCCCTCTAGGCAAGGAATATGAATCTGATGAAGTATATTGTTCAACCGGTTCAAGATTACCGTCCGAAACGAGCTTTTCTTTTGCATCAAGAAATGATCATGGCCTTGTTGTTATTGAGTATGCACCTGAATGGAGAGGAGGACTATTTGATCTTAAGCAAAATCTTTCTGTTGCATACCAAACACTCTTCTGTGGTTTTTGCACTTTTGGAAGGAACATGAAAAGGCTTCACTTTGGTAACATTTATGTTCACATTTcaactttttttctattttgtatgGCACCCTTTTGCATCTTTAATCTTGCTGCATTGCACATTGATGATGAGAATCTAAGAAGAATCATGGGGTTCATTGGTATATTGCTTTCAGTTTTTGGTTTACTCTATGGTGGATATTGGAGGATTCAAATGAGGAGAAGATTCAATTTgccaccaaataataataataaactttgtTGTGGGAATCAAAATGTTAGTGATTGCATGCAATGGCTATTCTGTTGTTGGTGTTCTCTTGCACAAGAAGTTAGAACAGTGGAATTCTATGACATAGTTGAAGATGAATTTTCATGCAAAAGTCAGAATCATGAAATGTTCAATTCTTCTTCACTTTGGAGCAGTCCTAGTTTGTCTAATAAGGTTTGGTCtgaagagaaacagaaaaatcaTGTTATGGAGGCTCCAATTGCACTGAGAATTAATGTGGAAGATAATGTCATTAGAAGAACATGA
- the LOC112751410 gene encoding uncharacterized protein isoform X2 — protein sequence MLVIGQSLQETTLDETQNPNGFVEVNDERLHQKLNNRMLRIISNMFKPQRLISHFLQENLMNPFKNAIFSKKIDWSCISTTCKQWIKNPLNMALLLWITCVIVSGAILFLVMTGMLNRILTKKSQRDEWFEANNQILNALFTLMCLYQHPKRFYHLVLLLRWKQEDITILRNLYCKNGNPKPHEFFHMMVVIVLLHVNCFAQYALCSLNLGFDRSKRPAVAVGICISIAIAAPIFTGLYCFVSPLGKEYESDEVYCSTGSRLPSETSFSFASRNDHGLVVIEYAPEWRGGLFDLKQNLSVAYQTLFCGFCTFGRNMKRLHFVFGLLYGGYWRIQMRRRFNLPPNNNNKLCCGNQNVSDCMQWLFCCWCSLAQEVRTVEFYDIVEDEFSCKSQNHEMFNSSSLWSSPSLSNKVWSEEKQKNHVMEAPIALRINVEDNVIRRT from the exons ATGCTAGTGATTGGACAAAGCTTGCAAGAAACAACCTTGGATGAAACTCAAAACCCAAATGGTTTTGTTGAGGTTAATGATGAAAGGCTTCATCAAAAACTGAACAACAGAATGTTGAGAATTATTTCCAACATGTTCAAACCTCAGAGACTGATTTCACATTTTTTACAGGAAAATCTTATGAATCCTTTCAAGAATGCTATTTTTTCCAAGAAGATTGATTGGTCATGTATTAGCACAACTTGCAAGCAATGGATCAAGAATCCCTTGAACATGGCACTTCTTCTATGGATAACTTGTGTCATCGTCTCCGGCGCGATTCTCTTCCTAGTTATGACAGGAATGCTAAACAGAatcctcaccaagaaatcccaaAGAGATGAATGGTTTGAAGCAAACAACCAAATCCTCAATGCTCTATTCACTCTCATGTGTCTATATCAACATCCAAAGAGATTCTAccatcttgttcttcttcttaggTGGAAACAAGAAGACATAACAATCCTCAGAAACTTGTATTGCAAGAATGGAAATCCCAAGCCTCATGAATTTTTTCACATGATGGTTGTTATTGTGTTACTCCATGTTAATTGCTTTGCTCAATATGCATTATGCAGCCTTAATTTAGGGTTCGACCGGTCTAAAAGGCCGGCCGTTGCAGTTGGTATATGCATCTCAATCGCAATTGCTGCTCCGATTTTCACAGGACTATACTGCTTTGTTAGCCCTCTAGGCAAGGAATATGAATCTGATGAAGTATATTGTTCAACCGGTTCAAGATTACCGTCCGAAACGAGCTTTTCTTTTGCATCAAGAAATGATCATGGCCTTGTTGTTATTGAGTATGCACCTGAATGGAGAGGAGGACTATTTGATCTTAAGCAAAATCTTTCTGTTGCATACCAAACACTCTTCTGTGGTTTTTGCACTTTTGGAAGGAACATGAAAAGGCTTCACTTTG TTTTTGGTTTACTCTATGGTGGATATTGGAGGATTCAAATGAGGAGAAGATTCAATTTgccaccaaataataataataaactttgtTGTGGGAATCAAAATGTTAGTGATTGCATGCAATGGCTATTCTGTTGTTGGTGTTCTCTTGCACAAGAAGTTAGAACAGTGGAATTCTATGACATAGTTGAAGATGAATTTTCATGCAAAAGTCAGAATCATGAAATGTTCAATTCTTCTTCACTTTGGAGCAGTCCTAGTTTGTCTAATAAGGTTTGGTCtgaagagaaacagaaaaatcaTGTTATGGAGGCTCCAATTGCACTGAGAATTAATGTGGAAGATAATGTCATTAGAAGAACATGA